The sequence below is a genomic window from Novosphingobium sp. KACC 22771.
ATCTGGTCGATGTCACGCGCATCCGCGAAATGCTGTGCGAGGGGCGGATCGGCCCGGACCGCATCACCGATTATGTGGTGCAGGCGATGCAGGCCTATCGCATGGGCGCCTATGCCTATGGCCACAGCGCGGCCTTTGCCTATCAGCATGCCGGTCCGATGCAAAGGCTCGACCTGCCCGTGCTGCTGCTGTCGAACACGGGCGATATGACCCACCCCTGGGCGCAGGCGGCGCGCGCCCTGCGCCCTGATTTCGCCTATGCCGAGATTGCGGGCGGCGGCATCGACATTTGCGATGAGGAGCCGCAGGAGTGGGCCGATGCCGTTGCCCGGTTCCTCAAGTCGCTGGGCGATTGAGGGGGCCTGTCGCCGGACGACAGGTGCGGCGGCTTGTTCCCGATCATGGGCTGGGCCATGGCAGGACCTGACGCAGGGGCGCGAGTCTCCGCTGGGCGGATAAGTCCGGCAGGGCGCGCGCCTGTGGCCCCGCTTGCGCAACAATGCGGATGGGCTGGCCGGAGCAATTCGGCCATCGCCACCATCCCCCAAGTTTTCAGGAAATGCCCGCGATGACTTCCCCCGCCGCCACTCTTCAGGCCGATCTGCATGACAAGGTGCCCACCGGCGTCGTGCTGCGCTATGGCTTTGGCCAATTGGGCGCGCAGGTGTTTCGCGATACGCCCGCCGTGCTGCTGCCTTTGTTCATGACCACGATGCTGGGCGTTCCGGCATGGCTGGCGGGTCTGGTGGTGCTGGGGCCGAAATTGTGGCTGATCCTGTGCGATCCTCTGGTTGGCGCCTGGTCCGACCGGGTCAAGGCGCTCTATGGCCGCACGCCTTTCCTGATCGGCGGGGCGCTGGGCACGGCGGCCTCCTTCGTCGCGCTCTTTGCCGCAACCAGTTTTTCCAGTCCCTATTGGGCGGCGGCCACGGTCTGCGGACTGTTCTTCATCGGTTCTACCGCGTTCAGCATCTATTCGGTGCCTTATCTGGCGATTGCCGCCGAATTGTCGGGCGATCCGCATCAGCGCAACCGGATCATGGTGCTGCGCATGTTCTTTGCCATCTTCGGCGTGCTGATCGGGGTGGGCGTGGCGCAACCGATCATCGAGCATTTCGGCGGCGGCGCGGCGGGCTGGCACATGATGAGCTATGTGCTGGGCGCGATCTGTCTGGTTTCGATGCTGACCACGGCCAGCGGGTTGCGCCGCGTGCCGCTGATCATGGCGGGCGATGTTCCGGGCAGCTTGCGCCAGCAATTGGCGGCGGTGCGCCAGAACAAGCCTTTCCTCGTGCTGCTGTTCACCAGCTTTATCTCGAATGTCGGACAGGCGGCCTCCTATACGGTCATCGGCTTCGTCTTCCTCTATGCGCTGCAGGCGATCTGGCTGATCCCGATCTTCATCCTGTGCATGTCGGCGGCCAGTCTCGCCGCCCAGCCGCTCTGGCTCTGGCTGCCGCGCCGGATCGGCAAGCCGCGGGCCTATGTGGCGGCGGCGCTCGTCTGGGTGGCGGTGACGGTGACATGGCTGTGGGCCTCGCCCGCTGATGATGTGGTGCTGCATCTGGGCGCGCAGGCGCTGGGTACACAG
It includes:
- a CDS encoding MFS transporter, whose product is MTSPAATLQADLHDKVPTGVVLRYGFGQLGAQVFRDTPAVLLPLFMTTMLGVPAWLAGLVVLGPKLWLILCDPLVGAWSDRVKALYGRTPFLIGGALGTAASFVALFAATSFSSPYWAAATVCGLFFIGSTAFSIYSVPYLAIAAELSGDPHQRNRIMVLRMFFAIFGVLIGVGVAQPIIEHFGGGAAGWHMMSYVLGAICLVSMLTTASGLRRVPLIMAGDVPGSLRQQLAAVRQNKPFLVLLFTSFISNVGQAASYTVIGFVFLYALQAIWLIPIFILCMSAASLAAQPLWLWLPRRIGKPRAYVAAALVWVAVTVTWLWASPADDVVLHLGAQALGTQHVLVLVRAVVIGMVNGGFVLLALSMMTDTVDYQRRLMGVANEGVFAGLFSAFEKLAFAMGPVIAGLVMSAFGFVSSTGGAAAQTPHAITGILLLYSAIPAAMQCLALLVFSRYRLPEIGG